TGTGATCAGCCTCCCTCGGCAACGTTGGTCGTCGGTGATGTCAACTCGACCGTGGGATGCGCGCTGGCATCGGTCAAACTGGGGATTCCCGTGATCCACGTCGAAGCAGGCTTACGCAGCTTTGACCGGACGATGCCCGAAGAGATCAACCGAGTGGTCACCGATGCGATCTCGGAATTACTGTTGGTCAGCGAACCAAGCGGACGTGAAAACCTGCTTAGGGAAGGCAAGCGGGACGAGTCGATTCGCTTGTGTGGAAACGTGATGATCGATGTATTGCGGTCGCAACTTGAGGCTGCCACGGCGCTCGATCCGCTTGCCAAAATGGGTCTCCGCAAAAACCAATATGTGGTTTGGACCATGCACCGCCCGTCCAATGTGGACGATCCAGAGCTGCTGCGTCAACTATGCGAATCGATGATGCAAATCGCCGAACGCTTGCCGGTTGTTTTTCCTGTTCATCCTCGGACCCGCAGTCGATTGGAGGCCATCGGATTGTGGCAGACGCTCGAGTCGAGTCCATCGATCTTGGCAACGGCTCCGCTTAGCTATCACGAATTGCTCGGGCTGACGTCCAATGCCAAGATCATCATTACCGATTCGGGCGGATTGCAAGAAGAAGCAACCGCACTGGAAATCCCCTGCCTGACGTTACGTGAAAATACCGAGCGTCCGATCAC
This genomic stretch from Novipirellula caenicola harbors:
- the wecB gene encoding non-hydrolyzing UDP-N-acetylglucosamine 2-epimerase; amino-acid sequence: MTQSKTQSQEPQSPDIVACVVGARPNFVKMGPILRGIAASAPAVQTRLVHTGQHYDDAMSDSFFRQLGLPQPDVHLSVGSGRQGEQTAKILDSYERWLLECDQPPSATLVVGDVNSTVGCALASVKLGIPVIHVEAGLRSFDRTMPEEINRVVTDAISELLLVSEPSGRENLLREGKRDESIRLCGNVMIDVLRSQLEAATALDPLAKMGLRKNQYVVWTMHRPSNVDDPELLRQLCESMMQIAERLPVVFPVHPRTRSRLEAIGLWQTLESSPSILATAPLSYHELLGLTSNAKIIITDSGGLQEEATALEIPCLTLRENTERPITVDEGTSVLVGHDVGLLVKLVDDVIANKFKQGRCPQLWDGSAGRRVGAEVAAFLVARKER